From a single Nostoc sp. MS1 genomic region:
- a CDS encoding DUF928 domain-containing protein, with product MKKVLWFSTATLISAITVNIFNFPGNWQTVQAQTLSKTIQYAPPANQEKPGEPRGRRRGGGSRGSCKGYETLTALVPITNIGNKDIVWGQSTSQNPTFWFFVPDKLTPKVPVELVLQDEADNIVYQTKFNPQETQVGIISITAQPQTPLVAGKSYNWTFSISCDPEKPSASVYVRGTITHVALNPTLEKQLQLAKNPLEQAAIFAKNGIWYDALTTLGEQIQNSKGKDSEITSAWNELLQQVNLNNTVSTPIVSCCTAK from the coding sequence ATGAAAAAGGTACTTTGGTTTTCTACCGCCACTTTAATCTCTGCAATTACCGTAAATATTTTTAACTTTCCTGGAAATTGGCAAACCGTACAGGCTCAAACCTTGAGCAAAACAATACAGTATGCACCACCTGCAAACCAAGAAAAGCCAGGAGAACCCAGAGGAAGACGCAGAGGCGGAGGTAGCCGAGGTTCCTGTAAGGGGTATGAAACCCTCACCGCGTTAGTACCCATCACTAACATAGGAAACAAAGATATAGTTTGGGGACAGTCCACATCTCAAAACCCAACATTTTGGTTTTTCGTCCCAGATAAATTAACACCCAAAGTTCCTGTAGAATTAGTCCTTCAAGATGAAGCTGATAATATTGTTTATCAAACAAAATTCAATCCACAAGAAACACAAGTCGGCATCATCAGTATAACGGCACAGCCGCAAACACCCCTAGTAGCAGGCAAATCATATAATTGGACTTTTTCAATTTCTTGTGACCCAGAAAAACCTTCCGCATCGGTTTATGTGCGCGGTACAATCACACATGTTGCCCTCAACCCAACACTAGAAAAGCAACTACAATTAGCGAAAAACCCTCTAGAACAAGCAGCGATTTTTGCTAAAAACGGTATTTGGTATGATGCTCTCACAACATTAGGCGAACAAATACAAAACAGCAAAGGTAAAGATTCAGAAATTACATCAGCTTGGAATGAATTACTCCAACAAGTTAATCTAAACAACACTGTTTCTACACCTATTGTCAGCTGTTGCACAGCTAAATAA
- a CDS encoding CHASE2 domain-containing protein, producing the protein MSKQIVLNLGKGNLQQGFPTVIAQLWHMDTPTPMQFTGGLPPAPQIEQLYQRWQQMYTALYAHLGWRNLADFEIDEDDVTHISQEEFDNLCQELQHSLNTWLNSSLFVNIERKLRTQLSPTEEIRCIITAESPQVLKLPWCLWHFFHDYPQAELALSPPEYTRSVKTNTDKVKGKVRILAILGDRLNLDIEKDQTLLQQLPYTELKFLVEPNRSQLTEQLWESGWDILFFAGHSSSQGKGRMLLNSGETLTIEQLKYGLQKAIAQGLQLAIFNSCDGLGLAQDLADLHLPQVIVMREPVPDRVAQEFLKHFLALFSQGKSLYAAVREARERLQSLENDFPCATWLPIICQNPAETSPTWEDLSGYKPTLQRSHPNLRQLPVVVGCSLIVTVIIGLIRLWGGLQPLELAVFDQLMRLRPQEQPDSRLLIVTVTDQDIQAQGSEPRQGSLADKYLNLLLAKLEQYQPAAIGLDIYRDFPVSANQPELARKMQKSDRLIAICKRTDPEYDPTGIAPPPEIPEARLGFSDFVEDDDGVLRRHLLAMTPNPISSTCTPAYAFSTRLAFLYLQARGITAKFTPDWDLQLGNKTYHQLQKGRGGYQAIDTQGSQILLNYRSTPTVQAIAPQVTLTQILNGQINPNAIKDRIILIGVTSNSSSDYWSTPYGKSPAQVIPGISIQAQMVSQLLSAAMDNRPLLWVWPLWGEILWIGSWSLTGGVLTWLFSDKKYLSITMCTAVIMLSGICYVVIIQGGWIPIVPSAIALVITSIQVAYLQPKITEIIGKGSV; encoded by the coding sequence ATGAGTAAACAGATCGTCCTCAATCTAGGTAAAGGAAACTTACAACAAGGTTTTCCTACGGTCATTGCTCAACTTTGGCACATGGATACTCCTACTCCTATGCAGTTTACGGGAGGATTGCCGCCTGCACCACAAATAGAGCAGCTTTATCAACGTTGGCAACAAATGTATACAGCTTTATACGCACATTTGGGGTGGCGTAATCTTGCTGACTTTGAAATTGACGAGGACGATGTAACTCATATTTCCCAAGAGGAGTTTGACAACCTCTGCCAAGAATTACAACACAGTCTGAATACATGGCTCAATAGTTCCCTGTTTGTGAATATTGAGCGCAAGTTACGTACTCAACTCTCACCTACAGAGGAAATTCGCTGTATTATTACGGCAGAATCTCCCCAGGTTCTCAAGCTTCCTTGGTGTCTTTGGCATTTTTTTCACGATTACCCACAAGCAGAACTAGCCCTCAGTCCGCCAGAGTATACCCGTTCTGTGAAAACAAATACTGATAAAGTTAAGGGTAAGGTCAGGATTTTAGCTATTTTAGGCGATCGCCTAAATCTTGACATCGAAAAAGACCAAACTTTACTTCAGCAATTACCCTACACCGAACTGAAATTTTTAGTTGAACCCAACCGTTCCCAACTCACAGAACAATTATGGGAATCTGGCTGGGATATACTCTTTTTTGCTGGACATAGTTCTAGCCAAGGTAAAGGGCGAATGCTGCTCAATTCTGGTGAGACTTTGACTATTGAGCAATTAAAGTATGGCTTACAAAAGGCGATCGCACAAGGGTTACAGTTAGCAATTTTTAACTCCTGTGATGGTTTGGGACTAGCGCAGGATTTAGCCGATTTACATTTACCCCAAGTCATTGTTATGCGCGAACCTGTTCCCGACCGGGTAGCGCAGGAATTTTTAAAGCACTTCCTAGCGTTGTTTTCTCAGGGTAAAAGTTTATATGCAGCCGTCAGGGAAGCCAGAGAAAGATTACAATCCCTAGAAAACGATTTTCCCTGTGCTACTTGGCTACCAATTATTTGTCAAAACCCAGCAGAAACTTCACCTACTTGGGAGGATTTATCAGGTTACAAGCCAACTTTACAGCGATCGCATCCAAATCTGCGTCAACTTCCTGTAGTAGTTGGTTGTAGTTTAATTGTAACTGTGATTATCGGATTAATTCGCTTATGGGGTGGACTCCAACCATTAGAGTTAGCTGTATTCGACCAGTTAATGCGACTGCGACCCCAAGAACAACCAGACTCAAGGCTATTAATAGTGACTGTTACCGACCAAGATATTCAAGCACAGGGAAGCGAACCCCGACAAGGTTCACTTGCAGATAAATATCTCAATTTATTACTAGCGAAATTAGAACAATATCAACCAGCCGCCATCGGTTTAGATATATACAGAGATTTTCCTGTAAGTGCTAACCAACCGGAATTAGCTAGGAAGATGCAAAAAAGCGATCGCCTGATTGCTATTTGTAAACGTACTGACCCAGAATATGATCCTACAGGAATTGCCCCGCCACCAGAAATTCCTGAAGCTAGGCTAGGTTTTAGCGATTTCGTTGAAGATGACGACGGTGTACTGCGCCGCCATTTGTTGGCGATGACTCCTAACCCCATTTCCTCAACTTGTACCCCAGCTTACGCCTTCAGTACCAGATTAGCGTTTCTCTATTTGCAAGCACGGGGAATTACAGCTAAATTTACCCCAGATTGGGATTTACAACTGGGGAATAAAACCTATCATCAGTTACAAAAAGGCAGAGGCGGCTATCAAGCAATAGATACCCAAGGTAGCCAGATATTACTAAATTATAGGTCTACACCCACCGTACAAGCAATAGCTCCACAAGTCACCCTGACACAAATCCTCAACGGACAAATTAACCCCAATGCCATCAAAGACCGAATCATTTTGATTGGTGTCACCAGTAATAGTAGTAGTGATTATTGGTCTACACCTTACGGAAAAAGTCCTGCCCAAGTTATTCCAGGTATTAGCATTCAAGCACAAATGGTCAGTCAACTCCTCAGCGCGGCTATGGATAATCGACCCCTATTATGGGTTTGGCCTCTATGGGGTGAAATACTCTGGATAGGTAGTTGGTCATTAACTGGTGGTGTACTTACTTGGTTATTTTCTGACAAGAAATATCTCAGTATAACCATGTGTACAGCAGTCATCATGTTATCAGGAATTTGTTATGTAGTTATTATTCAAGGCGGCTGGATACCTATAGTACCATCTGCGATCGCCTTAGTAATTACTAGCATCCAAGTTGCCTATCTTCAGCCAAAAATTACAGAAATTATAGGCAAAGGAAGTGTATAA
- a CDS encoding EAL domain-containing protein, translated as MEEQQSLSLEQISSEEWENTPENVKRLVESLLANARLSESESRLIELLDATPIGIAVHNSTGQLIYINYIGRSLLGVDHTSELNPEQLSQAFCIYNEITKTLYSWEDLPSNRALAGEKVWADDLEVHRGDQVISLEVWATPIFGEQGQVTFAIVVFQDISDRKRRELERKIVENTLRKSERRYRHLIQVQTDLILRSLPDTTITFANESLCIALGRSIEDVIGWQWCNFVPEEELDELYRKIAALTPENPIFENINQDYRSNNQIGWTQWINLGIFDERGNLLEIQSVGRDITDLQEQIQCEQALNRVFQSIRKSLDLQTIFTTATTETAQLLKTLDCFVVQYLPEQNVWQHIAEFRHHPDSVPTIGLEIPDIGNPFASQLKQLQVVRVDNTANLNDEINQELAQIIPGAWLLIPLVIEGSLWGSFTIIGTQQPFTWNDDQIELAQSVAEQLEIAIQQANLYQKVQLELTERRRVETALRESEARFHNMAANVPGAIFRYLLRADGTDGVEYMSPGCYLLWEVAAQDVVADGTVLWQMVHPEDLPGMHASVMESANTLQPWFWSWRIITPSGREKWLEAAGRPTREANGDIIWHTLILDVTDRKKAEYRFQTLATNTPGVIYQYVLHTDGKDEMLYVSPGCRNLWELEPQEIERDVAATWRMVHPEDLPAMQESVVVSAETLQPWNWQWRITTPSGQQKWLQASARPQRQANGDIIWDGLILDVSEKQAALHERQQAEDAMRESEARYRLLAENTNDLVCLHDLDGRYLYVSPSCEFLLGYGHEEMLKQDLYSLIHPDDRDRIYQEINLAVSGEKGTPITYRMLQKVGNYIWFETLTKPIVNATGQIVQLQTTSRDVTERIQVQNQLQHDALHDGLTGLPNRHFLMERLELAIQRANRNDNYHFAVLFLDLDRFKVINDSLGHLVGDQLLIVIAQKLQASLRTIDLAARLGGDEFVILLEEVKDIQEVVRIAERICADLQTSVIIEGREVYTNVSVGIVLGTKDYVQASHLLRDADIAMYRAKNNGKARYEIFDTQMHTQALNRLHLENDLRRAIKSQEFILHYQPIIFLETGNIVGFEALIRWQHPTQGLKFPKEMITVAEEIGIISSLDYWAMLTACEQLAAWQTYFPELSAMRVSVNLSAQDLRRSDLLEEIDQVLAQTQLDGHCLTLEITESMLIEDIESTISLLGQIKQRGIHISIDDFGTGYSSLNYLYRLPVDNLKVDRSFVNQIQPGRKNHQIVEIIVALSNHLGLDVIAEGIETQQQLELLQHLGCKFGQGYLFSKPLSSEAATALLANKIIFS; from the coding sequence ATGGAAGAACAGCAATCTTTGTCCCTTGAGCAGATTTCTTCAGAGGAATGGGAAAATACTCCAGAGAACGTGAAGCGTCTGGTAGAGTCATTACTAGCAAATGCACGTTTATCAGAAAGTGAAAGCCGTCTAATTGAACTTCTAGATGCTACACCCATTGGCATTGCTGTCCACAACTCTACAGGGCAACTTATTTACATCAATTATATTGGACGATCGCTCTTAGGCGTTGATCACACATCAGAACTGAACCCGGAGCAACTCTCACAAGCCTTCTGTATCTACAATGAAATCACTAAGACGCTTTATTCTTGGGAAGACTTACCTAGTAATCGGGCGTTAGCTGGAGAAAAGGTTTGGGCCGATGATCTAGAAGTTCATCGTGGCGATCAGGTGATTTCTCTAGAGGTATGGGCAACCCCCATTTTTGGTGAGCAAGGTCAGGTAACATTTGCCATTGTTGTGTTTCAAGATATTAGCGATCGCAAACGTCGGGAATTAGAACGGAAAATTGTCGAAAATACCTTACGTAAAAGTGAACGCCGCTACCGCCACTTAATTCAGGTACAAACGGACTTAATTTTGCGATCGCTACCCGACACTACCATTACTTTTGCCAATGAATCTCTCTGTATAGCTCTGGGACGCTCTATAGAAGATGTGATTGGTTGGCAATGGTGTAACTTTGTCCCAGAGGAAGAATTAGACGAGCTGTATCGTAAAATTGCCGCACTCACCCCAGAAAATCCCATCTTTGAAAACATTAATCAAGACTACCGCTCCAACAACCAGATTGGTTGGACGCAGTGGATTAACTTAGGAATTTTTGATGAGCGGGGAAATTTGCTGGAAATTCAATCGGTGGGGCGAGACATCACCGACTTGCAAGAGCAGATTCAATGCGAACAAGCTCTCAATCGAGTGTTCCAGTCCATCCGCAAATCCCTTGATTTACAAACCATTTTTACCACAGCAACAACAGAAACAGCACAACTTTTGAAGACCCTAGATTGTTTTGTGGTGCAATATCTACCAGAACAGAATGTTTGGCAACATATCGCCGAATTTCGCCACCATCCAGACAGTGTACCAACCATTGGTCTAGAGATTCCCGATATAGGTAATCCCTTTGCATCTCAACTCAAGCAATTGCAAGTTGTGCGGGTGGATAACACGGCAAATTTAAACGATGAGATTAACCAAGAACTTGCCCAAATTATACCCGGAGCCTGGTTACTGATTCCCCTAGTGATTGAAGGTAGTCTGTGGGGAAGTTTCACAATCATAGGAACCCAACAACCATTTACTTGGAACGATGACCAAATCGAACTAGCTCAATCTGTTGCCGAGCAATTAGAAATTGCGATTCAGCAGGCTAATCTTTACCAAAAGGTACAACTGGAATTAACAGAACGCCGCCGAGTGGAAACGGCTCTGAGAGAGAGCGAAGCTAGATTCCACAATATGGCGGCAAATGTACCGGGCGCGATTTTTCGTTACTTACTTCGCGCCGATGGTACTGATGGTGTGGAATACATGAGTCCTGGCTGTTATCTTCTTTGGGAAGTAGCTGCTCAGGATGTTGTTGCAGATGGTACAGTCCTTTGGCAAATGGTTCATCCAGAAGACTTGCCAGGGATGCACGCTTCGGTGATGGAATCGGCAAATACATTACAGCCTTGGTTTTGGTCGTGGCGAATTATCACACCATCGGGGCGGGAAAAATGGTTAGAAGCGGCTGGTAGACCAACCAGGGAAGCTAATGGTGACATTATTTGGCATACATTAATTTTAGATGTAACTGATCGCAAAAAAGCTGAATACCGCTTCCAAACCCTAGCTACCAATACACCAGGGGTAATTTATCAGTATGTGCTACATACCGATGGCAAAGATGAGATGCTCTATGTTAGTCCTGGTTGTAGAAATCTTTGGGAACTAGAACCCCAGGAGATTGAACGGGATGTGGCAGCAACCTGGCGGATGGTGCATCCCGAAGATTTGCCCGCTATGCAAGAGTCGGTGGTAGTTTCAGCCGAAACCCTACAACCGTGGAATTGGCAATGGCGAATTACCACGCCATCAGGTCAGCAAAAATGGTTGCAAGCCTCGGCACGACCCCAGCGCCAAGCTAATGGCGATATTATCTGGGATGGTCTGATTTTAGATGTGAGCGAAAAACAAGCCGCGCTGCATGAACGCCAACAAGCCGAAGACGCAATGCGAGAAAGTGAAGCCCGGTATCGCTTGTTAGCCGAAAATACCAACGATCTCGTCTGTCTTCATGACTTGGATGGTCGATATCTCTACGTTAGCCCCTCTTGTGAATTTCTCCTGGGCTATGGCCATGAGGAAATGCTTAAGCAAGACCTTTATAGTTTAATTCATCCCGACGATCGCGATCGCATCTATCAAGAGATAAATTTAGCAGTAAGCGGCGAAAAAGGTACACCCATTACCTATCGGATGCTGCAAAAAGTTGGTAACTACATTTGGTTTGAAACTTTGACTAAGCCCATTGTCAATGCCACAGGTCAAATTGTGCAATTGCAAACCACTTCCCGTGATGTCACTGAACGCATCCAAGTACAAAACCAATTGCAACATGATGCCCTCCATGATGGGCTAACAGGGTTGCCCAATCGCCATTTTTTGATGGAACGCTTGGAATTAGCCATTCAACGCGCCAACCGCAACGACAATTATCATTTTGCTGTCTTATTCCTTGATCTTGACCGATTCAAAGTGATCAACGATAGCTTGGGGCATTTAGTAGGAGATCAATTACTCATTGTCATTGCTCAAAAACTCCAAGCATCTCTGCGGACAATCGATCTTGCAGCTCGCTTGGGTGGTGATGAATTTGTCATTCTTCTCGAAGAAGTTAAAGATATTCAAGAAGTGGTTCGCATCGCAGAAAGGATTTGTGCAGACTTACAAACATCTGTGATAATTGAAGGACGTGAAGTATATACCAATGTTAGTGTTGGGATTGTGCTAGGTACAAAAGATTACGTTCAAGCCTCTCACTTGTTGCGAGATGCCGATATTGCTATGTATCGAGCCAAAAACAATGGCAAAGCCAGGTATGAAATCTTTGATACCCAAATGCACACTCAAGCCTTGAATCGACTGCATTTAGAAAACGATTTACGCCGAGCAATCAAGTCTCAAGAGTTTATCTTACACTATCAACCTATTATTTTTTTAGAGACAGGAAATATTGTTGGCTTTGAAGCTTTGATTCGCTGGCAACACCCAACCCAAGGATTGAAATTTCCTAAAGAAATGATCACTGTAGCGGAAGAAATAGGAATCATTTCATCTTTAGATTATTGGGCAATGCTTACAGCTTGCGAGCAACTGGCTGCATGGCAAACTTATTTCCCTGAGCTTTCTGCCATGAGGGTAAGTGTCAATCTTTCGGCACAAGATTTACGACGCTCTGATTTGCTAGAAGAAATTGATCAAGTCCTCGCGCAAACACAATTAGATGGTCATTGTTTGACATTAGAAATTACTGAGAGTATGTTGATTGAAGATATTGAGTCTACGATTAGTTTACTGGGACAGATAAAACAGCGCGGGATTCATATTAGCATTGATGATTTTGGCACAGGATATTCATCGTTAAACTATCTCTACCGTTTACCTGTAGATAATCTGAAAGTTGACCGTTCCTTTGTCAATCAAATTCAACCAGGTAGAAAAAATCATCAGATTGTAGAAATTATTGTGGCGCTTAGTAACCATTTAGGGCTTGATGTGATTGCAGAAGGGATAGAAACTCAACAACAATTAGAACTACTGCAACACCTTGGCTGCAAATTCGGTCAAGGATATCTATTCTCTAAACCCCTCAGCAGCGAAGCAGCAACAGCACTTTTAGCTAACAAGATCATTTTTAGTTAA
- a CDS encoding calcium-binding protein: MFRYDGTNNNDNFTAPSNSGSPWTILGNGGNDILTGSFLDDYIDGGDGNDTINGGAGYDTIYGGNGDDILIDIQGTVDGGAGIDTLRADYSQFNNGVGIEVQYNGESAIYSNDNSQPSGSALGYQPFALLRYSNIEKFEITGTQYADKLRGGANNDILKGGGGNDVISGGAGNDTLDGGIGDDILDGGIGNDTITGGAGNDILNGGDGDDILIDTEGTVDGGAGTDTLRADYSNFNNGAGVHVGYLGQSQIFSRFTGTGILGYTNVEKFEITGTKYDDILQGGANNDILKGGAGNDQLNGLGGNDTLDGGTGYDILNGGDGDDILIDTEGSIDGGAGTDTLRADYTQYDNGAGVHVGYLGQSQIFSRLSGNGILGYTNVEKFEITGTKYDDVLQGGAGNDILKGGAGNDELRGLGGNDTLEGGLGYDTVVYGGSSNDYALSFSSNGDLQVVDNNTADGNDGTDILRGVEFVRFGSGNTYAVVTGTTGDDVLTASNAWSYMYGGNGNDSLTGSASNDTLIGGAGNDTLAGRDGNDTLVGGAGNDILNGGVGADKFVFNSKLEGLDTIVYFDRNEGDRIQVSKVGFGVTDVSGFSFNDATGGLFFQGTQFATIDNRPSGFAVATDIQLV, from the coding sequence ATGTTTAGATACGATGGCACTAATAATAACGATAACTTTACAGCACCTAGTAACAGTGGTTCTCCCTGGACAATTTTAGGCAACGGTGGCAATGATATCCTCACTGGTTCATTTCTAGATGACTACATTGATGGCGGTGATGGTAATGATACTATCAATGGTGGGGCTGGTTACGATACCATCTATGGTGGTAATGGTGATGATATTTTAATTGATATACAAGGTACTGTTGATGGTGGTGCTGGTATTGACACTCTTAGGGCAGACTATAGTCAGTTTAATAATGGTGTTGGGATTGAGGTACAGTACAACGGAGAAAGTGCCATCTATAGTAATGACAATAGTCAACCTTCTGGTAGTGCTTTGGGATATCAACCTTTCGCCTTGTTGAGATATAGCAATATTGAGAAGTTTGAAATTACAGGTACACAATATGCCGATAAATTACGAGGGGGTGCGAATAATGACATCCTCAAAGGTGGAGGCGGTAATGATGTCATCAGTGGTGGTGCTGGCAACGATACTTTAGATGGTGGAATTGGTGATGATATTTTAGATGGGGGAATTGGTAACGATACCATTACTGGTGGTGCAGGTAATGATATCCTCAACGGTGGAGACGGCGATGATATTTTAATCGATACAGAAGGTACTGTTGATGGTGGTGCTGGGACTGACACTCTCAGGGCAGATTATAGCAACTTTAATAATGGCGCTGGTGTTCATGTTGGTTATTTAGGACAATCTCAAATATTCAGTCGCTTTACTGGTACTGGCATACTGGGATATACCAATGTGGAGAAGTTTGAGATTACAGGCACAAAATATGATGACATCCTCCAAGGTGGTGCTAACAATGACATCCTCAAAGGCGGAGCAGGTAATGATCAACTGAATGGTTTAGGTGGTAACGATACTCTTGATGGTGGCACAGGTTATGATATCCTCAACGGTGGAGATGGTGATGATATTTTAATTGATACAGAAGGTAGTATCGATGGTGGTGCTGGGACTGATACTCTCAGGGCTGACTATACACAGTATGATAATGGTGCTGGTGTTCATGTTGGTTATTTAGGACAATCTCAAATATTTAGCCGCTTGAGTGGTAATGGCATACTGGGATACACCAATGTAGAGAAGTTTGAGATTACAGGTACAAAATATGATGATGTCCTCCAAGGCGGCGCAGGCAATGACATCCTCAAAGGTGGAGCAGGTAATGATGAACTTCGTGGTTTAGGCGGTAATGATACTTTAGAAGGTGGTCTTGGTTATGACACCGTTGTTTATGGTGGATCTTCTAATGATTATGCTCTTTCTTTCTCAAGCAATGGCGATTTACAGGTTGTTGATAACAATACTGCTGATGGTAATGATGGTACTGACATACTTAGAGGTGTAGAATTTGTCAGATTTGGGTCAGGAAACACTTATGCAGTTGTCACAGGTACTACTGGTGATGATGTGCTAACTGCATCAAACGCTTGGTCTTACATGTATGGTGGAAACGGCAATGATAGTCTGACTGGTTCAGCTAGTAATGATACCTTGATTGGTGGTGCTGGTAATGATACTTTAGCAGGTAGAGATGGTAATGATACTTTAGTAGGCGGTGCTGGTAACGATATTCTTAATGGTGGTGTTGGAGCAGATAAATTTGTCTTTAACTCCAAGTTAGAAGGATTAGACACCATTGTCTACTTTGATAGAAATGAAGGTGACAGGATTCAAGTTTCTAAAGTTGGGTTTGGTGTGACTGATGTAAGCGGTTTCAGCTTCAACGATGCTACTGGTGGTTTGTTCTTCCAAGGAACTCAATTTGCCACTATTGATAATAGACCTTCTGGTTTTGCAGTTGCTACAGATATCCAGCTTGTTTAG